From Haloarcula hispanica ATCC 33960, the proteins below share one genomic window:
- a CDS encoding Cdc6/Cdc18 family protein, which yields MDIEARIKRRQRRNGEPRLIQDYESISPVVHIEEPADRGPVLERLLDHLDPVFDGQLPPNAYVYGPRGSGKSAVITALFANLEQLPTEQQAIIHTTTRAQPPTSPSFVYVNARETASEFAFYHAVLDSLVDESVPEHGIGTETLKSRLHELVREQRTGIVIAVDHISEPESIQAPALVDLFAGLPSNVSWLAIGRDDPSTTELTRYTAESISIDRYQRQMLVDVLMTRTSNGLAQQGLDHGLARHIADWADGNAHDALAALFIAAELAEERGQDRITQANVDAAIAEVPDPCISLGVVLSLPTNRQAVLRELIDLEESERSSVTATTEAIASAQSVDLSAGTVKRFLYEMAESGVVDRVEATTTNGQGRPPSRVEPRFPPTAFRRLYDLQQ from the coding sequence ATGGACATCGAAGCGAGAATCAAGCGTCGACAACGCCGGAACGGTGAGCCACGGCTCATTCAGGATTACGAGTCGATCTCACCGGTCGTCCACATAGAGGAGCCGGCTGACCGCGGTCCGGTGCTCGAGCGCCTACTTGACCACCTCGATCCGGTGTTCGATGGGCAGCTTCCGCCGAACGCGTACGTGTACGGCCCCCGTGGTTCAGGGAAGTCCGCAGTTATCACGGCGCTGTTCGCCAATTTAGAACAGCTCCCGACGGAACAACAGGCGATTATCCACACGACGACCCGTGCACAGCCACCGACCTCGCCGTCGTTCGTCTACGTGAACGCCCGAGAGACCGCAAGCGAGTTCGCGTTCTACCATGCAGTGCTGGACTCGCTCGTGGACGAATCGGTGCCGGAACACGGGATCGGGACGGAGACGCTCAAATCCCGACTCCACGAACTGGTACGAGAGCAACGCACGGGCATCGTCATTGCAGTCGACCACATCAGCGAACCGGAGAGCATCCAGGCCCCGGCCCTCGTTGACCTGTTTGCTGGCTTACCGAGCAACGTCAGCTGGCTCGCTATCGGTCGCGACGACCCGTCGACAACGGAACTGACGCGGTACACCGCCGAGTCGATCAGTATCGACCGCTATCAGCGGCAGATGCTCGTCGACGTGTTGATGACCAGAACCTCGAACGGGCTGGCTCAGCAGGGACTCGATCACGGTCTGGCGAGGCATATCGCCGATTGGGCGGACGGAAACGCCCACGATGCCCTTGCCGCACTGTTTATCGCTGCGGAGTTGGCCGAGGAACGGGGCCAGGACCGCATCACACAGGCCAACGTCGACGCGGCCATCGCGGAGGTGCCCGACCCCTGCATTTCGTTGGGCGTCGTCCTCTCCCTGCCGACGAACCGACAGGCCGTTCTCAGGGAACTCATCGACCTGGAGGAGAGCGAACGCTCCTCGGTAACGGCAACGACGGAGGCGATTGCGTCGGCACAATCAGTCGATCTCTCGGCCGGGACCGTCAAGCGGTTCCTCTACGAAATGGCCGAATCCGGTGTCGTCGACCGTGTCGAGGCGACGACCACCAACGGACAGGGCCGCCCGCCGAGCCGTGTCGAACCGCGGTTCCCCCCGACGGCCTTCCGGCGGCTGTACGACCTGCAACAGTAG
- a CDS encoding DUF5805 domain-containing protein: MSSDSERTTVRTYIPAYQKEQWQAHAEELDMSQSEFVRTMVQAGRSGFEPVASETTESDAAESESEEPRSPDATPGGDGLEDRVREILADGDYYEWDDLLAELTDDIEERLEETLQELQSNNEVQYSGRHGGYVRDE, encoded by the coding sequence GTGTCCAGTGACAGTGAACGAACGACGGTTCGGACGTACATTCCGGCCTACCAGAAAGAACAGTGGCAGGCCCACGCCGAGGAACTGGATATGAGTCAAAGCGAGTTCGTCCGGACGATGGTACAGGCGGGCCGAAGCGGGTTCGAGCCAGTAGCATCCGAAACAACCGAGTCGGACGCCGCTGAGAGCGAGAGCGAGGAACCCCGTTCTCCGGACGCTACCCCTGGGGGTGACGGGCTGGAAGACCGGGTCCGAGAGATTCTGGCTGACGGAGACTACTACGAGTGGGACGACCTGCTCGCCGAACTGACCGACGATATCGAGGAACGCCTCGAAGAGACGCTGCAGGAACTGCAGTCCAACAACGAAGTGCAGTACAGCGGGCGACACGGAGGGTACGTTCGGGACGAATGA
- a CDS encoding tyrosine-type recombinase/integrase: protein MSTDTTTPDAESDPVGYFLDDITYHGKSDRTRASYERVLRDFESYLADGHQPIPVQEASHRDCMAYVHSLRGNVEESTVATYASYLHRFFAYMTQVGVFESNPMTLVMEEMDESINTDPTRREIDLQSMRTFVDSVPHPLERAIVVTLLKTGMRAGELCNLDIHDLNLETPGPRPEIPVRAGLDGRPDSLFVAADTARGEASNGEERTASNKRKRETTIPVDAELASVLRHWLAIRPDTQSPAAPLFVSTSDSWGERLTPNMVHHIVESHAREFGWYTDGGGAEENVTPHYFRHFFTTHLRDRTGDRGVVKYLRGDVAQDVIDTYTHEWGTRVRDVYEAEIYSLL, encoded by the coding sequence ATGAGCACGGATACGACCACGCCGGACGCCGAGTCGGACCCGGTCGGGTATTTCCTCGATGACATCACGTACCACGGAAAGAGCGACCGAACTCGTGCCTCCTACGAGCGCGTCCTTCGGGACTTCGAGTCCTATCTGGCAGACGGCCACCAGCCCATTCCCGTCCAGGAGGCCTCCCACCGGGACTGCATGGCATATGTTCACAGCCTCCGCGGTAACGTCGAAGAAAGCACAGTCGCGACGTACGCCTCCTATCTACACCGGTTTTTCGCGTACATGACACAGGTAGGTGTCTTCGAATCGAACCCGATGACGCTGGTCATGGAAGAGATGGACGAGTCCATCAATACCGACCCGACCCGCCGCGAAATCGACCTCCAGTCGATGCGGACGTTCGTCGACAGCGTCCCACATCCGCTAGAGCGGGCTATCGTAGTGACGTTGCTGAAAACGGGTATGCGGGCCGGCGAACTGTGTAACCTCGATATCCATGACCTCAACCTCGAAACCCCCGGCCCCAGACCGGAGATCCCGGTCCGAGCGGGGCTCGACGGGCGTCCGGACTCGTTGTTCGTCGCGGCAGACACGGCTCGTGGCGAGGCCAGTAACGGGGAAGAGCGGACAGCGTCCAACAAGCGGAAACGGGAGACGACGATCCCTGTCGACGCCGAACTGGCATCAGTGCTGCGGCACTGGCTCGCAATTCGGCCGGACACACAGTCCCCAGCAGCGCCACTGTTTGTGTCTACAAGCGACAGCTGGGGGGAACGGCTCACGCCGAATATGGTACACCACATCGTCGAATCCCACGCCCGCGAGTTCGGTTGGTACACGGACGGTGGGGGAGCCGAAGAGAACGTTACGCCGCACTACTTCCGGCACTTCTTCACGACGCATCTCCGGGACCGGACCGGTGATCGCGGCGTCGTCAAATACCTCAGAGGCGACGTGGCACAGGACGTCATCGATACCTACACCCACGAATGGGGAACTCGGGTCAGGGATGTGTACGAGGCCGAAATTTACTCGCTACTGTGA
- the pyk gene encoding pyruvate kinase yields the protein MRSAKIVCTLGPASDSVDDIASLAKAGMSVARLNASHGSPEHRREMIDRIREVDEAVEEPVAAMLDMPGPEVRTAEIDEPIQLTEGSTIRYVVGDDATPEEVGLSQSITAVEPGDRVLLDDGRIETTVERVEDDTVFATVENGGELAARKGVNVPGVELDLPTITANDERELDVAAEKEPDFVAASFVRDGEDIYEISQALEERGVDIPIIAKIERAGAVENLDSIIDEAYGVMVARGDLGVECPLEDVPIIQKRIIRRCHEAGVPVITATEMLDSMVHSRRPTRAEASDVANAVLDGTDAVMLSGETAIGDHPARVVETMDRIIRDVESSEEYAESREQRVPNAGDTRTDALARSGRFLARDIGASAIVAASESGYTALKSAKYRPSIPIVASTPSERVRRKLALSWGITPVTTEYTTEGADAVIQTAVQAALDTEAADSGDTVVVLSGMMTELEGMNTANMLKVHVAAETVASGRSIVDGLVTGPVHRISTAPPRESPGDLSNVPDGAILAVPEGFDGEFVGDTSRIGGIIDAHEGVTSYAAIVARELSIPMISNADLPDAVSDGSTVTLDSERGVVYEEAVGREDISGRERDY from the coding sequence ATGCGTAGCGCAAAGATTGTCTGTACCCTCGGCCCTGCGTCGGACTCGGTCGACGACATCGCGTCACTTGCAAAGGCCGGGATGTCTGTTGCCAGACTGAACGCGAGCCACGGTTCGCCGGAACACCGCCGTGAAATGATCGATCGCATCCGCGAGGTAGACGAGGCGGTCGAGGAACCGGTCGCGGCCATGCTCGATATGCCTGGGCCGGAAGTCCGGACCGCGGAGATCGACGAGCCGATTCAGCTCACGGAGGGGTCCACCATCCGCTACGTCGTCGGCGACGACGCGACGCCCGAGGAGGTCGGCCTCTCGCAGTCGATCACGGCGGTCGAGCCGGGCGACCGGGTGTTGCTTGACGACGGACGCATCGAGACGACTGTCGAACGTGTCGAGGACGACACGGTGTTTGCGACCGTCGAGAACGGCGGTGAACTGGCCGCCCGCAAGGGTGTCAACGTTCCCGGCGTCGAACTCGACCTGCCGACGATTACGGCAAACGACGAGCGAGAACTCGACGTGGCCGCCGAGAAGGAGCCGGATTTCGTGGCCGCGTCGTTCGTCCGTGACGGCGAGGACATCTACGAGATCAGCCAGGCGCTCGAAGAGCGCGGCGTCGACATCCCGATCATCGCCAAGATCGAACGGGCCGGGGCCGTCGAGAACCTCGACTCGATCATCGACGAGGCCTACGGCGTGATGGTTGCCCGCGGTGACCTCGGCGTCGAGTGCCCGCTCGAAGACGTGCCGATCATTCAAAAGCGTATCATCCGTCGGTGTCACGAGGCCGGCGTCCCGGTCATCACGGCCACCGAGATGCTCGACTCGATGGTCCACTCCCGGCGGCCGACCCGCGCGGAGGCCTCAGACGTAGCAAACGCAGTGCTTGACGGCACCGATGCAGTGATGCTCTCGGGCGAGACGGCGATCGGTGACCACCCGGCTCGCGTCGTCGAGACGATGGACCGGATTATCCGCGATGTCGAGAGCAGCGAGGAGTACGCCGAGTCCCGGGAACAGCGCGTGCCAAACGCCGGTGACACCCGGACAGACGCGCTCGCGCGCTCCGGTCGGTTCCTCGCTCGCGACATCGGGGCGTCGGCGATTGTCGCCGCGTCCGAGTCCGGCTACACCGCTTTGAAATCGGCCAAGTACCGGCCCTCGATCCCCATCGTCGCGTCGACGCCGAGCGAGCGCGTCCGCCGGAAGCTCGCGCTCTCGTGGGGTATCACACCCGTAACGACCGAGTACACCACCGAAGGCGCTGATGCCGTCATCCAGACGGCAGTGCAGGCGGCTCTCGACACCGAAGCCGCGGACAGCGGTGACACGGTCGTCGTTCTCTCCGGGATGATGACTGAACTGGAGGGGATGAACACGGCGAACATGCTGAAAGTCCACGTCGCGGCCGAAACAGTCGCTAGCGGTCGGTCCATCGTCGACGGCCTGGTGACCGGCCCCGTCCACCGGATTTCGACAGCGCCGCCCCGGGAGTCGCCGGGCGACCTCTCGAACGTCCCCGACGGGGCTATTCTGGCAGTGCCCGAAGGGTTCGACGGCGAGTTCGTCGGCGACACCAGCCGCATCGGGGGCATCATCGACGCCCACGAGGGCGTCACGAGCTACGCGGCCATCGTCGCCCGCGAGCTTTCGATTCCGATGATCTCGAACGCGGACTTGCCCGATGCTGTCTCCGACGGATCGACCGTCACGCTAGACTCCGAGCGCGGCGTCGTCTACGAGGAGGCCGTTGGCCGAGAGGACATCTCGGGCAGGGAGCGAGACTACTGA
- a CDS encoding ROK family protein, translating to MGAYAGVDLGATHIRAVIGDETGSILSSHKTETPRGPAGIAVTEAVLDAIRQACDAADIAPTDVVAAGIGSFGPMDLAEGVVENPANLPDTIDRIPLTGPVENLIGSERVSLHNDANAGVIGERFYSDRSPDDMVYLTISSGVGAGVAVDGNILSGWDGNAGEVGHLTIDPHGFMTCGCGHDGHWEAYCSGENIPRYATQLHREDPVETALPIETEEFSAADIFEYAGEDEFASHVLDQICHWNAIGVANIVHAYAPLVVYVGGAVALNNPEQVLDPIRDRLDDMVMSNIPDIQLTQFGDDVVVRGALASALTGGTGDPSQRV from the coding sequence ATGGGCGCTTACGCAGGGGTCGACCTCGGAGCGACACATATTCGGGCTGTTATCGGTGACGAGACGGGTTCGATACTCTCGTCACACAAAACTGAGACACCGCGTGGACCGGCAGGTATCGCGGTCACGGAGGCGGTCCTCGACGCGATCCGACAGGCCTGTGACGCCGCCGATATCGCCCCCACAGACGTGGTTGCCGCCGGTATCGGGTCCTTCGGTCCGATGGATCTGGCCGAAGGGGTCGTCGAAAACCCCGCGAACCTCCCCGACACCATCGACCGGATTCCGCTGACCGGGCCGGTGGAAAATCTCATCGGCAGCGAGCGGGTGTCGCTGCACAACGACGCCAACGCCGGCGTCATCGGTGAGCGGTTCTACTCGGACCGGAGCCCCGATGACATGGTGTATCTCACAATCTCCTCCGGGGTCGGTGCCGGGGTCGCTGTCGACGGGAATATCCTCTCAGGCTGGGACGGCAACGCTGGAGAAGTCGGCCACTTGACGATCGACCCACATGGGTTCATGACCTGTGGCTGTGGGCACGACGGCCACTGGGAAGCGTACTGTTCGGGCGAGAACATCCCGCGGTACGCCACACAACTGCACCGGGAGGACCCCGTCGAGACGGCGCTCCCGATCGAGACTGAGGAGTTTTCCGCGGCGGATATCTTCGAATATGCCGGCGAAGACGAGTTCGCGTCCCACGTCCTCGACCAGATCTGTCACTGGAACGCGATCGGCGTCGCGAACATCGTCCACGCGTACGCGCCCCTCGTCGTCTACGTCGGTGGGGCCGTTGCGCTCAACAACCCCGAGCAGGTGCTAGACCCGATCCGAGACCGGCTCGACGACATGGTGATGTCGAACATTCCGGATATCCAGTTGACGCAGTTCGGTGACGATGTCGTAGTCCGTGGCGCACTGGCGTCCGCGCTGACTGGCGGCACAGGTGACCCGTCACAGCGCGTTTGA
- a CDS encoding ABC transporter substrate-binding protein, translated as MSGDSVTFGFNVASSGAYSTAGKQELRGFKLAVKHINNGGGWVTSEQYESPLDGDGLLDKDVEFAVEDTGGNSETARSNAQRLVDSEEVIMLAGGTSSNSGLANQEVAAQNQVVYMATMANANSLTGIDCNRYSFREMYNNHMAAKALAPALSNEFGDDVNYVKISQDNEWGQTLRDEMDTALGNLGWAPVWDTTAQVGTTDYSQYAEDIKSVDFDVIVLGLGGLDAVNALRAFREEFPESNIVLPIASKDIARTAGDAIEGVIGTVAWSPEINSPLSDTFRESFREEYGSSTGTSKSASPSGAAHIAYTQTLQYASAAERVGTFNPIDVIGALEGHEYDAGLGPQTLRACDHQAMRQVPVVKGKPEVQQSYGTYYGLIGEPADVQYACDSGPAANCSLGGN; from the coding sequence GTGTCCGGGGATTCGGTGACGTTCGGTTTCAACGTCGCTTCCTCGGGGGCATACTCAACGGCCGGCAAGCAGGAGCTCCGAGGTTTCAAACTCGCGGTCAAGCACATTAACAACGGTGGTGGGTGGGTAACGAGCGAGCAGTACGAGTCACCGCTGGACGGTGACGGACTTCTCGATAAGGATGTCGAATTCGCTGTCGAAGACACGGGTGGTAATTCGGAGACCGCCCGGAGCAACGCACAGCGGCTTGTTGATAGCGAGGAGGTGATTATGCTTGCTGGCGGAACGTCCAGCAATTCCGGCCTGGCCAATCAGGAGGTCGCCGCACAGAACCAGGTCGTGTACATGGCGACGATGGCCAACGCGAACTCGCTGACGGGTATCGACTGCAACCGGTACTCCTTCCGCGAGATGTACAACAACCACATGGCGGCCAAAGCGCTGGCTCCGGCCCTCAGTAACGAGTTCGGAGACGACGTCAATTACGTCAAGATCTCCCAGGACAATGAGTGGGGACAGACGCTCCGGGATGAGATGGATACAGCCCTCGGGAATCTCGGCTGGGCACCTGTTTGGGACACAACTGCACAGGTCGGGACGACCGACTACTCTCAGTACGCAGAAGACATCAAGTCGGTCGATTTCGACGTGATAGTGCTCGGACTGGGGGGCCTCGACGCAGTAAACGCACTCAGAGCGTTCCGGGAGGAGTTCCCGGAGTCGAATATCGTCCTTCCGATAGCCTCGAAAGATATTGCCCGGACCGCAGGCGATGCGATAGAGGGTGTTATCGGGACGGTCGCCTGGAGTCCGGAGATCAACTCGCCGCTGTCTGATACCTTCCGAGAATCGTTCCGTGAGGAGTACGGCAGTTCGACGGGGACCTCGAAATCGGCGTCCCCATCAGGAGCAGCCCACATCGCATACACGCAAACGCTACAATACGCCAGTGCAGCCGAGCGGGTGGGAACGTTCAATCCGATCGATGTCATCGGAGCGCTCGAAGGACACGAGTACGACGCCGGTCTCGGACCGCAGACGCTCCGAGCCTGTGACCACCAGGCGATGCGCCAGGTGCCAGTCGTGAAAGGAAAGCCAGAGGTTCAGCAGTCCTACGGCACCTACTACGGCCTGATTGGGGAACCAGCGGATGTACAGTACGCATGCGACAGCGGTCCAGCGGCTAACTGCTCGCTTGGAGGGAACTAG
- a CDS encoding HAMP domain-containing protein has product MSSGDTQIPDSSENDSNASGGILATVVPDFIRRNFALKFGIVLFVMALSVGLIGLAATEQVKDYTEQQVLSDYENAAAQEADILSQWVDRNRLSTQFVSSDDVWASSDTEDINIELNNRKAALSADAADIHLVERNAGQSQVVASTSNSQVLTNSALESTSRAWLTGANFETASDVAVSDVYQTNSGPVVGFASPVDASQNRYILIEYSLDEIANSLQGNNRAEGGFTQVVNGSAVVMIDEPRDGSRGLGENMLQSYSSNSPATEPIDAADDLRSSEQQSGVTADMPATDVLNERYTVGYAPIQGTDWVVLVHAPNSAVFGFVQNVQQYGLIGTALMVLLIAGVGAILGYNTATSIDRLTRKTDQMRQGNLDVEIATSRIDNIGRLYSGFADMRDALKQQINEAERAQKEAEVSRAEALEVNKYLQKKAEEFSDVMEETAAGNLTERMATDGENESMDRIASEFNGMVDELEKTIGQLNSFADEVAESGDVVLSSAESVRDASEQVAESTQKISDDAYDQKDRLATISEDLDTLVDTLEELEADNPDIDLGDSLERFRTVATTLQSAAETSDQMMAETQTVAGAAEEQAAELNEVSSRAEQLKRYAKPLGDILNRFETEAEHEFVFSGGPSQSLGEEEEE; this is encoded by the coding sequence ATGAGTTCAGGAGACACACAGATACCAGACAGTTCAGAAAACGATTCGAACGCCTCCGGTGGGATTCTTGCAACAGTCGTCCCGGATTTCATCCGGCGAAACTTCGCACTCAAATTCGGTATCGTCCTCTTCGTGATGGCGCTGTCGGTTGGGCTCATCGGCCTTGCCGCGACAGAGCAAGTCAAGGACTACACGGAACAACAGGTTCTGAGCGACTACGAAAACGCCGCCGCACAGGAGGCTGATATCCTGTCACAGTGGGTTGATCGAAACCGGTTATCGACCCAGTTCGTCTCTTCCGACGACGTTTGGGCCAGTAGTGATACCGAAGACATCAATATCGAACTCAACAATCGGAAAGCCGCCTTGTCCGCAGATGCTGCCGACATCCATCTGGTCGAACGGAATGCCGGCCAATCCCAGGTTGTCGCCAGCACATCTAACTCACAGGTGCTAACTAACTCGGCGCTCGAATCGACGAGCAGGGCCTGGCTTACCGGTGCGAACTTCGAAACGGCAAGCGATGTCGCCGTCTCCGACGTGTACCAGACGAACTCCGGCCCGGTCGTCGGCTTCGCCAGTCCTGTCGATGCCTCACAGAACCGGTATATCCTCATCGAGTACTCGCTCGACGAAATCGCGAACTCGCTTCAGGGGAACAACAGGGCCGAAGGCGGATTCACGCAGGTCGTCAACGGGTCGGCGGTCGTCATGATCGACGAACCCAGAGACGGGAGCCGCGGCCTCGGCGAAAACATGCTGCAGTCGTATAGCTCGAACAGCCCTGCCACGGAACCGATCGACGCGGCAGATGACCTCCGCTCGTCGGAGCAACAGTCCGGCGTCACCGCTGACATGCCGGCGACTGACGTACTCAACGAGCGCTACACTGTCGGCTATGCACCGATTCAGGGCACTGACTGGGTCGTTCTCGTACACGCACCCAACTCCGCGGTCTTTGGCTTCGTCCAGAACGTCCAGCAGTACGGACTTATCGGCACGGCACTGATGGTGTTGCTCATCGCGGGCGTCGGTGCGATACTCGGGTACAACACGGCAACGTCCATCGACCGCCTGACCCGAAAGACGGACCAGATGCGACAGGGGAACCTCGACGTCGAGATCGCCACCAGTCGTATCGACAATATCGGCCGCCTGTACAGCGGGTTCGCTGATATGCGCGACGCGCTCAAACAACAGATCAACGAGGCCGAGCGTGCACAGAAAGAGGCAGAGGTTTCCCGCGCGGAAGCCCTTGAAGTCAACAAATACCTCCAGAAGAAGGCCGAAGAATTCTCCGACGTGATGGAGGAGACGGCCGCTGGAAACCTCACCGAGCGGATGGCAACCGACGGCGAGAACGAGTCGATGGACCGGATCGCCAGCGAGTTCAACGGCATGGTCGACGAACTCGAAAAGACGATCGGTCAGCTCAACAGCTTCGCCGACGAAGTCGCGGAATCCGGAGACGTCGTTCTGTCGAGTGCGGAGTCCGTCCGTGACGCGTCCGAGCAGGTGGCCGAATCCACACAGAAAATCTCCGACGACGCCTACGACCAGAAGGACCGCCTCGCGACCATCTCAGAGGACCTCGATACCCTCGTGGACACGCTCGAAGAACTGGAAGCGGACAATCCGGACATCGACCTTGGTGACTCGCTCGAGCGGTTCCGGACGGTGGCGACGACGCTACAGTCGGCAGCCGAGACAAGTGACCAGATGATGGCCGAAACCCAGACCGTGGCCGGCGCAGCCGAAGAGCAGGCCGCAGAGCTCAACGAAGTGTCTTCGCGTGCCGAACAGCTCAAACGCTACGCGAAGCCACTCGGTGACATCCTGAACCGCTTCGAGACCGAAGCCGAGCACGAGTTCGTCTTCTCGGGCGGTCCGTCACAGAGTCTGGGCGAAGAGGAAGAAGAGTAA
- the kdgK1 gene encoding bifunctional 2-dehydro-3-deoxygluconokinase/2-dehydro-3-deoxygalactonokinase, translating into MTELVTFGETMLRLSPPDDERLETADQYTVRAAGAESNVAVAAQRLGLDALWASKLPDSPVGRRVTGELKHHGVSVDVAWDDSDSARQGTYYLEQGSPPRGNDVIYDRQSASVTTATPGELPTETIADAAGFHTSGITPALSETLESTTADLLSLAQDAGTTTSLDLNYRSKLWTPAEARSVLTGLFPSVDVLVVAERDANVVLDRTGDAETIARDLAAEYGFEATVITRGSDGALALADGAVTEQPTFESTDAHPVGTGDSFVGGFLSQYLSGGSVADGLAWGAATAALKRTIPGDIAVVSPDEIRSILSGDTEAISR; encoded by the coding sequence ATGACGGAGTTAGTTACGTTCGGTGAGACGATGTTGCGGTTGTCGCCACCTGACGACGAGCGACTGGAGACTGCAGACCAGTACACCGTCAGGGCGGCTGGTGCGGAGTCAAACGTCGCGGTCGCTGCTCAACGGCTTGGGCTCGATGCATTGTGGGCCTCAAAGCTCCCCGACTCACCGGTTGGTCGCCGAGTCACGGGAGAACTCAAACACCATGGCGTATCGGTCGATGTCGCCTGGGACGACTCAGACAGCGCCCGACAGGGAACCTACTATCTGGAGCAGGGTAGTCCACCGCGGGGCAACGATGTTATCTACGATCGCCAGAGCGCCAGTGTCACGACCGCCACACCGGGGGAGCTTCCGACGGAGACCATCGCGGACGCCGCGGGATTCCACACCTCGGGTATCACACCGGCGCTCTCAGAGACGCTCGAATCGACCACTGCTGACCTCCTCTCGCTCGCACAGGACGCGGGCACGACCACGAGCCTCGATCTGAACTACCGCTCGAAGCTCTGGACGCCGGCGGAAGCCCGCTCGGTCCTGACCGGGCTATTCCCGTCTGTCGACGTACTCGTCGTCGCCGAACGCGACGCGAACGTCGTGTTGGACCGGACCGGTGATGCGGAAACGATTGCCCGGGACCTCGCCGCCGAGTACGGGTTCGAAGCAACAGTAATCACCCGTGGCAGCGACGGGGCGCTCGCGCTTGCCGACGGGGCTGTAACGGAGCAACCGACGTTCGAGTCGACCGACGCCCATCCGGTCGGGACCGGCGACTCCTTCGTCGGCGGCTTCCTCTCGCAGTATCTCTCCGGTGGCAGCGTCGCGGACGGGCTCGCCTGGGGTGCTGCGACAGCCGCACTCAAACGGACGATTCCGGGTGACATTGCCGTCGTGTCACCCGACGAGATCCGTTCGATTCTCAGTGGCGACACGGAAGCGATTTCCCGGTAG